Proteins from a single region of Runella sp. SP2:
- a CDS encoding HAMP domain-containing sensor histidine kinase — MEKLLFLIFIILYSNVKDLQAFTFSDVHPIVKVDSLNKWLENHKEPSTERLKNLIILERSYTWSNINKLLSHTEEINKLSNQFDDEVGRGAYFYIRAFYFNRHKQYQKAFSELENAITIFEKLKDSGGLLHCYGLALTLQYTPFGENKTQAKIFKKNYTEYIELHYKRKPTPHNYLYYQAVKLLVEYGENGAKSAEKLEKMSNQAIDFIKKQPKLSYGYFRVYIFLAIGYYFQNRTLDSYQLNKKAERILAPNQTHERGVIYYNLSNDCVELNKIEEGIEYCRKGLSIVDKYEPLHYVSKSALYGNLRTFMIRKNRFEEVISIDDSVLKYERLSNQQSNDIKMLELQAKYEFDARQKEITTLKETERRSFILLLVAGLVIIGVGILGYNFYKVNKELKIYTTSREQLFGMIAHDLRRPMHAFHGMTEAIGYCLKKKDYKSIERLAHSLDESGLAIQRILENLLSWVISQNQLLPYNPTEVLLSELLMNVVELYQKVGVNKSVLFEVTCQEGMKVYADPNAIELIVRNLLDNSYKAMMPEGKIELYAHQIDTKYIELIISDNGKGIDADKLAVIRKVFSNPQKAFVGTQGMGLGLIMVARFVKRNRGSISVVSNLSVGTTFKLQFPARLATTSKG, encoded by the coding sequence ATGGAAAAACTACTGTTTTTGATATTTATTATTCTCTATTCTAACGTTAAAGATTTACAAGCTTTTACGTTTTCTGACGTACATCCTATTGTTAAAGTAGATAGTCTTAATAAGTGGCTGGAGAATCATAAAGAACCTTCTACAGAACGTCTCAAAAACTTAATTATACTTGAGCGAAGTTACACTTGGTCAAATATCAATAAGCTACTTTCACACACGGAAGAAATCAATAAATTATCAAATCAATTTGATGATGAAGTAGGTCGTGGGGCCTATTTTTACATTAGAGCCTTCTATTTTAATCGCCATAAACAATATCAAAAAGCATTTAGTGAATTAGAAAATGCCATTACTATTTTTGAAAAATTGAAGGATAGTGGAGGGCTACTTCATTGCTATGGTTTGGCCCTGACTTTGCAATATACTCCCTTTGGCGAAAATAAAACCCAAGCAAAGATTTTTAAGAAAAATTACACTGAGTATATCGAGCTGCATTATAAAAGAAAGCCAACTCCCCATAACTATTTATATTACCAAGCCGTCAAACTACTGGTAGAATATGGTGAAAACGGGGCAAAGTCAGCAGAAAAGCTCGAAAAAATGTCAAACCAAGCGATTGATTTCATTAAAAAACAGCCAAAATTGTCGTATGGATATTTTCGAGTGTACATTTTTTTGGCAATAGGATACTATTTTCAAAATCGAACCCTGGACTCCTACCAACTGAATAAAAAAGCGGAGCGTATTCTGGCCCCTAATCAGACCCACGAAAGAGGAGTGATATACTACAATTTGTCAAACGATTGTGTGGAACTCAATAAAATAGAAGAAGGGATAGAATACTGCCGAAAAGGACTAAGTATTGTGGATAAATACGAGCCCCTTCATTATGTATCGAAGAGTGCTTTGTACGGAAATTTACGGACTTTTATGATTCGTAAAAATAGGTTTGAAGAGGTGATAAGCATTGACGACAGCGTATTGAAATATGAGCGCCTGAGTAATCAACAAAGTAACGACATAAAAATGCTAGAGCTACAAGCTAAGTATGAGTTTGATGCGAGGCAAAAAGAAATAACCACATTGAAGGAAACCGAACGACGTAGTTTTATTCTCCTATTGGTCGCAGGGTTAGTTATAATAGGCGTAGGAATTTTGGGGTATAATTTTTATAAAGTAAATAAAGAACTTAAAATCTACACCACTTCACGCGAGCAACTGTTTGGAATGATTGCCCATGATTTAAGAAGGCCTATGCACGCTTTTCACGGTATGACGGAAGCGATTGGTTATTGCCTTAAAAAGAAAGATTATAAGTCGATTGAACGATTAGCACATTCATTGGATGAGTCAGGATTGGCTATTCAACGTATATTAGAAAATTTGTTAAGTTGGGTAATATCTCAGAATCAATTGCTGCCCTATAATCCTACCGAAGTATTGCTATCAGAATTGCTGATGAATGTCGTGGAGCTATACCAAAAAGTGGGGGTTAATAAAAGTGTTCTCTTTGAGGTAACTTGCCAAGAAGGAATGAAGGTTTATGCCGACCCTAACGCCATCGAATTAATTGTTCGGAACCTATTGGACAATTCATACAAAGCGATGATGCCCGAAGGCAAAATTGAACTTTATGCCCATCAGATAGATACAAAATATATTGAGCTAATCATAAGCGACAACGGTAAAGGAATTGATGCCGATAAATTGGCGGTAATTCGTAAGGTATTTTCTAACCCTCAAAAGGCATTTGTGGGAACGCAGGGAATGGGTTTAGGGCTGATTATGGTAGCTAGGTTCGTAAAAAGAAACCGAGGCAGTATCAGTGTCGTCAGCAACCTTAGCGTGGGCACAACTTTCAAATTGCAATTTCCTGCCAGGTTGGCTACTACTTCAAAAGGATAA
- a CDS encoding SdrD B-like domain-containing protein, whose translation MKKLLRSNRNNLLHDASLHRGDTFTEKLRIAFLAVALCLISIAWSEAQTISNCPTLAATEIAGSVWKDYNYNGAKDETLVGVQGVTVKAYDCNGILVGTVTTDGSGNYKFTGMVAGQKYRIEFTLPAIVSSSYNLTKAGAGGRTTVQFVQAGQCASLGIARPEDYCEANPLLATTCFANGDPLVNGTAGPDGALVTFDNNSIGNGTATGTDPATKAATASQIGSSFGIAWDRKNKKMLVSAFAKRHVGFGPLGEGGIYQVDYSSGAPVVSNWLDVKTLGIPVDNVGTGTTIADRNISRGLVGDKLAKSLDAAGYTAVGKTSIGNIEFNKNADTLFFVNLTNRTIYAINVGTKTLAGTYPPPTVAGCAGTFRIFALKYHEGKLFMGGVCDGTTPSNMNSKVYRLDGTTWTEIFSMTMDYSKGYAFWGSCINNTGWYPWTDTPPAACDIQGGERGFVYPTPIFSDIEFDVDGSMILAFMDRTAHQIGWRNASPTNINDTWSSFVGGDILRIYNNNGTYVLENNGTAGPNTSGGANKGQGPGGGEFYFHDFLFEPHAETSMGGLAFRKGSGEIALTAMDPFETRYDSGGINWFSNSTGASSRNQGYYVYAGPESFGKSAGLGDVEYLCGLAPIEIGNRVWIDLDKDGIQDPCEGSLPNMNVSLYKGNTLIATTKTNAQGEYYFSSKSALAVGTWSGTGADTALLTNTAYKLVFAEGQSTAGLVTLSGLGQFSISPKDVTANNGNDQNDSDVALQGGSIGINLTTGSEGASNHSFDAGFIPLSSPIFCGMLIDSLTTVQNSLTNGRVSSVQSSSILLGGERDMNFVSNIPTSSTTTLFEVGPYFAGGNVIEITNQAASSSTLTVQWDGLDGDAVNLNPTGLGGLNFAALGINRLKAQLNADFPPNTNDSLQIRLELYTNAGAASRITKNFKFTSSTFNAIEFKFSDLVPFVGSGVDLSNIGAVVMFIDMSPNTVSTRTGWDVLLKDLTLECCTKPVASATPRTQTICVGGIASAFTATPSTGVEYKWYGPLADTTSSLGTAAVSGATSATFTPSGAVLTTAGVKYYAVVVNTTGDVNCADTAFVRLVVNAKPVIADGSATICAGESVDLTSKITSYNTYLSPVWTVGTANGTLVTTPSSVKPTGTTTYVLVAQNAAGCKDTANVVVTVNAKPSAGKDTTLACVNAATNTLATSYTLVPSPAGGSWLQLGTSPTTATISGNNVTGMSVTGTYQFIYTTTAGCKDTVAVTVAPCAGCVKPNAGADAANVCQPTSTVKLTAVTAGGTWAPIGSPANPSAATIDANGNISGLNAAGTYRFVYSVMSGGQTCTDTAQVVVLAKPVIADGSATICAGESVDLTSKITSYNTYLSPVWTVGTANGTAVTTPASVKPTGTTTYVLVAQNAAGCKDTANVVVTVNAKPSAGVDQTICAGSNATLTGTANTGTWTAQSNNPAGATLGTTASGVASVAFTSSASGAYNFIYNIGTCSDTVKITVNSCEAACADQVMAFSGRYNYTVIGNVENSGELAGPGQCMDAGSSSRTLTIPTGSTVKAAYLYWSGSANNTNGNVNVDNSVTLNGTTVNATRTWTRTLNLPPRLDFYGAFADVTSLVTAGGAFTLTNLDWDNAGTECDFAAAYGGWSMVVVYENPSLPPSEITLYDTFDGVFSSNEFDQTTKLCNLNLSPCIKSSELTIISWEGDSYKGETTFINGVNQGDNLLNGQNSFDGTSNFNLDIDKFNLSSIVNASTNEINYRVNSYNVFYNGSFAREFHITNALVFKYIKDDPTVTVADVSVCTGETATLTATGCTGGTISWNNGTTGTTLTVTNVVVNQSFTATCTINGCTASDAGTIIVKAKPTLSATPVCDASGTTYRVDFSATGTVTASAGTVSGSSVVNIPVGTSVTIRAILDGCKDSTIVISPSCSVPKGSLGDFVWKDTNNNGIQDETTPNGGGVAGVQVELYKVGTTAAIAKDTTEATGKYLFTNLDAGQYYIKIVAASIPAGCAISAMKDVSTSGGTEANDSDVDPTTGQSGNYVIDPFDPTKKDILTVDAALYSPCIKPNAGPDAANVCQPTSTAKLTAVTAGGTWAPIVSPANPSAATIDANGNISGLNAAGTYKFVYSVTSGGQTCTDTAQVIVLAKPVIADGSATICAGESVDLTSKITNYNTYLSPVWTIGTANGTAVATPNSVKPTGTTTYVLVAQNAAGCKDTANVVVTVNAKPSAGKDTTLVCSNGNVPSSVQLSATPTGGTWSALTGNPTGATVSSSGLVSITNATAQGKSFNFVYSVNGCQDTVKVIIPTCPAPCVESTISSAAPVCSNDAQTYSFTFTVNNQLGIVKVNKGTLSGSNPYTVLGIPSGQNVIITDSLSAICKTDTTIAGVNCNCNPALPQLLTPSLTACIGDTFPTLKATVVGLATVEWFSQQTGGTVLFTGLNYKPSGTVAANTVFYAQARSTDPTCPTAVSTSRVPATINAQSCIDTIDLALKKSINTKIARVGDVLTYTIKVWNEWTKNATGVEVVDSIATTVQFVSGSFVASRGSATISGNVIKWNIGNIAAAGDTVTLRYQVKATQAGIHLNTAEISKTNEKDRDSTPGNGKGGEDDIDQECFTVPFELCAGQKLEVGVPANLTNVQWFKNGGTTSVATGNVVLFSEVGVYTFTATNQTCPANGCCPVIIEAGTNCCPVDLCIPFTVKKVKK comes from the coding sequence ATGAAAAAATTATTACGTTCAAACAGGAATAACCTGCTACACGATGCTTCACTGCACCGAGGTGATACCTTTACCGAAAAGTTGCGTATTGCTTTTTTGGCAGTAGCGCTTTGTCTTATTAGTATAGCTTGGAGTGAGGCTCAAACCATTAGTAATTGTCCTACGCTTGCTGCAACGGAGATTGCAGGTAGTGTTTGGAAAGATTATAACTACAACGGAGCCAAGGATGAAACACTTGTTGGTGTACAGGGAGTTACGGTCAAAGCGTATGACTGTAATGGTATTTTGGTAGGCACGGTTACCACCGATGGCAGTGGTAATTACAAATTTACGGGAATGGTGGCTGGGCAAAAATACCGAATTGAGTTTACCTTGCCTGCCATTGTCAGTTCTTCTTATAACTTAACAAAAGCAGGTGCAGGGGGCCGAACCACTGTACAATTTGTACAAGCAGGACAATGTGCTAGTCTAGGAATCGCTAGGCCAGAAGATTATTGCGAAGCCAACCCGCTTTTAGCCACTACTTGTTTTGCCAATGGAGACCCACTCGTAAATGGTACGGCAGGCCCTGACGGAGCTTTGGTTACTTTTGACAACAATAGTATCGGCAATGGTACAGCTACTGGAACCGACCCTGCCACCAAAGCAGCGACGGCCAGCCAAATTGGTTCTTCTTTTGGTATTGCTTGGGATAGAAAAAATAAAAAGATGCTGGTCAGTGCCTTTGCCAAGCGGCATGTAGGGTTTGGTCCATTGGGTGAAGGCGGTATTTATCAGGTAGATTATTCATCAGGTGCACCCGTTGTAAGCAATTGGCTGGATGTCAAAACACTGGGAATTCCCGTTGATAATGTAGGAACTGGTACAACCATCGCAGACCGCAATATAAGCCGTGGTTTGGTGGGTGATAAATTAGCTAAATCACTTGATGCTGCGGGTTATACCGCTGTGGGTAAGACGAGTATTGGCAACATTGAATTTAATAAAAATGCGGATACCCTGTTTTTTGTGAATCTGACTAACCGAACCATCTATGCAATCAATGTAGGCACAAAGACCTTGGCAGGTACGTATCCGCCGCCTACAGTCGCTGGTTGTGCAGGTACATTCAGAATTTTTGCCCTCAAATACCACGAGGGAAAACTATTCATGGGGGGTGTTTGTGATGGGACAACACCATCAAATATGAACTCAAAAGTGTATCGCTTAGATGGTACCACCTGGACGGAAATATTCAGCATGACGATGGATTACTCAAAAGGATATGCTTTTTGGGGTAGTTGTATCAACAACACTGGCTGGTATCCTTGGACAGATACTCCCCCTGCTGCTTGCGACATTCAAGGGGGAGAACGTGGGTTTGTTTATCCGACGCCCATCTTTTCAGATATTGAGTTTGACGTGGATGGTTCTATGATTTTGGCTTTTATGGATCGAACGGCTCACCAAATTGGCTGGCGAAATGCTAGTCCAACAAACATCAATGATACGTGGTCTTCCTTTGTGGGTGGTGATATTTTGCGTATATATAATAACAATGGCACGTATGTATTAGAAAACAATGGGACTGCTGGGCCAAATACGTCAGGAGGAGCTAATAAAGGACAAGGACCAGGTGGTGGTGAGTTTTACTTTCACGATTTCTTGTTCGAGCCCCACGCTGAAACGTCGATGGGGGGCTTGGCGTTTCGCAAAGGTAGTGGCGAAATCGCCCTGACGGCCATGGATCCTTTCGAGACTCGTTACGATAGTGGGGGTATAAACTGGTTCAGCAACTCAACGGGTGCTTCATCGCGAAATCAGGGTTACTACGTCTATGCAGGCCCCGAATCATTCGGCAAATCGGCTGGGTTGGGTGATGTAGAGTATCTGTGTGGATTGGCACCGATTGAAATCGGTAATCGAGTATGGATTGATCTTGACAAAGATGGGATTCAAGACCCATGCGAAGGCTCACTTCCGAATATGAACGTGTCACTATATAAAGGCAATACTCTAATAGCCACAACGAAGACCAACGCACAGGGTGAATATTATTTCTCCTCCAAATCAGCACTTGCAGTAGGAACGTGGAGCGGAACAGGGGCTGATACGGCTTTGCTTACCAATACAGCTTATAAATTGGTATTTGCTGAAGGTCAAAGTACGGCTGGATTAGTAACGCTTTCAGGATTAGGCCAATTTTCAATTTCACCCAAAGATGTTACTGCCAACAATGGCAACGACCAAAACGATTCGGACGTTGCCTTACAAGGTGGTTCAATAGGTATCAACCTGACGACAGGTAGTGAAGGGGCATCAAACCATAGCTTCGATGCTGGGTTTATTCCATTGTCAAGTCCCATTTTTTGTGGTATGCTAATCGACTCATTGACGACTGTACAAAACTCTCTAACCAACGGTCGCGTGTCGAGCGTGCAATCATCGAGTATATTGCTGGGCGGTGAGCGTGATATGAATTTTGTGTCCAATATCCCAACGAGTAGCACCACAACGCTCTTTGAGGTGGGGCCTTACTTTGCAGGCGGCAACGTAATTGAGATAACAAATCAGGCGGCCTCATCAAGCACTTTGACAGTCCAGTGGGATGGCCTTGATGGCGACGCCGTCAACCTAAACCCAACGGGCCTGGGTGGATTAAACTTTGCGGCACTCGGCATCAATCGTTTGAAAGCACAGTTAAATGCTGATTTTCCGCCAAATACCAACGACTCGTTGCAGATACGGTTGGAATTATATACCAATGCAGGGGCAGCATCGCGTATTACCAAGAATTTTAAGTTTACTTCTTCGACGTTCAATGCCATAGAGTTTAAATTCAGTGACTTAGTGCCATTTGTAGGCAGTGGTGTGGACTTGTCGAATATTGGAGCAGTTGTCATGTTCATAGATATGTCTCCCAATACGGTGAGCACGCGCACAGGCTGGGACGTGTTACTGAAAGATTTGACACTAGAATGTTGCACCAAACCAGTGGCGTCGGCCACACCTAGAACACAGACGATTTGTGTAGGCGGCATAGCGTCAGCTTTTACGGCTACGCCAAGTACGGGAGTAGAATATAAGTGGTATGGGCCATTGGCAGACACAACGAGTAGCTTGGGCACAGCAGCAGTGAGCGGAGCAACAAGCGCGACGTTTACACCAAGTGGCGCAGTGTTGACGACGGCAGGTGTAAAATATTACGCAGTGGTGGTAAATACGACGGGTGATGTGAATTGTGCGGATACGGCGTTTGTACGTTTGGTGGTCAATGCCAAGCCAGTGATTGCCGACGGTTCTGCGACGATTTGCGCGGGTGAGTCAGTGGATTTGACTTCTAAGATTACAAGTTACAATACTTATTTGAGTCCAGTATGGACAGTGGGTACGGCCAATGGCACGTTAGTAACGACGCCAAGTTCTGTAAAACCAACGGGTACAACGACGTATGTGTTGGTGGCACAAAATGCAGCAGGTTGCAAAGACACGGCGAATGTGGTAGTGACGGTGAATGCCAAACCTAGTGCAGGTAAAGACACGACCTTGGCTTGTGTGAATGCGGCGACGAATACCTTGGCAACAAGTTATACCTTAGTACCAAGTCCCGCAGGTGGTAGTTGGTTGCAGTTGGGTACAAGTCCAACGACGGCGACGATTTCTGGCAATAACGTGACGGGTATGAGTGTAACAGGAACTTACCAGTTTATATACACGACGACCGCAGGTTGCAAAGACACGGTAGCAGTAACAGTAGCTCCATGTGCAGGTTGTGTGAAACCAAATGCAGGTGCTGATGCAGCGAATGTATGTCAACCAACGAGTACGGTGAAGTTGACAGCAGTGACGGCGGGCGGCACATGGGCACCGATTGGCAGCCCCGCCAATCCAAGCGCAGCAACGATAGACGCTAATGGCAACATCAGTGGTTTGAATGCCGCAGGTACGTATCGTTTTGTTTACTCAGTAATGAGTGGTGGTCAAACGTGTACGGACACGGCGCAGGTAGTAGTTTTGGCCAAGCCAGTGATTGCCGACGGTTCTGCGACGATTTGCGCGGGTGAGTCAGTTGATTTGACTTCTAAGATTACAAGTTACAATACTTATTTGAGTCCAGTATGGACAGTGGGTACGGCCAATGGCACGGCAGTAACGACGCCAGCGTCTGTAAAACCAACGGGTACAACGACGTATGTATTGGTCGCACAAAATGCAGCTGGTTGCAAAGACACGGCGAATGTGGTAGTGACGGTGAATGCCAAACCTAGTGCGGGCGTAGATCAGACAATTTGTGCGGGATCTAATGCCACGCTGACTGGTACTGCCAATACGGGTACTTGGACTGCACAGTCAAATAACCCAGCAGGGGCTACCTTGGGTACGACCGCTTCGGGAGTGGCCTCCGTTGCCTTTACCAGCAGTGCTTCCGGAGCTTATAATTTTATTTATAATATAGGTACTTGCAGTGACACCGTAAAAATAACGGTAAATTCGTGTGAGGCTGCCTGTGCCGACCAAGTAATGGCTTTCAGTGGTCGCTATAACTACACCGTCATCGGAAATGTTGAAAATAGCGGAGAATTGGCTGGGCCAGGCCAATGTATGGATGCTGGCTCTTCAAGTCGAACACTGACTATCCCAACGGGTTCAACCGTTAAAGCGGCTTATCTATACTGGTCGGGTAGTGCAAACAATACGAACGGTAATGTCAATGTTGACAACTCGGTTACCCTGAATGGTACGACCGTAAATGCGACAAGAACCTGGACTCGTACCTTAAATCTGCCGCCCCGTTTGGATTTTTATGGAGCTTTTGCCGATGTGACCTCGCTGGTCACTGCGGGCGGAGCCTTTACCTTGACCAATTTAGATTGGGATAATGCTGGCACTGAGTGCGATTTTGCAGCAGCCTATGGTGGCTGGTCAATGGTAGTCGTGTATGAAAATCCGTCTTTACCACCGTCCGAGATAACCCTTTATGATACATTCGATGGGGTATTCAGCTCGAATGAATTTGACCAAACTACCAAGTTGTGCAATCTTAACCTTTCTCCTTGCATAAAATCTTCTGAACTGACCATTATTAGTTGGGAGGGAGATAGCTATAAAGGTGAAACTACGTTCATTAATGGAGTCAATCAGGGCGATAACTTACTGAACGGACAAAATTCATTTGACGGTACATCAAACTTTAATTTGGATATTGACAAATTCAATCTAAGTTCGATTGTCAACGCGTCAACGAATGAAATCAATTACAGAGTAAACTCTTACAACGTATTCTATAACGGGTCATTCGCTCGAGAGTTTCATATTACAAATGCGTTGGTATTCAAATACATTAAAGATGACCCAACGGTTACGGTAGCCGATGTTTCGGTATGTACTGGAGAGACAGCCACTCTGACGGCTACCGGATGTACTGGAGGAACGATTTCTTGGAACAACGGAACCACTGGTACGACTTTAACTGTAACGAATGTAGTTGTCAATCAAAGTTTTACGGCTACCTGCACCATCAATGGCTGTACTGCTTCCGACGCAGGTACTATCATTGTGAAGGCCAAGCCTACACTGAGTGCTACGCCTGTTTGCGATGCGAGCGGCACTACCTACCGTGTTGATTTTAGTGCTACTGGAACAGTAACTGCTTCGGCAGGAACGGTGTCAGGAAGTTCAGTTGTGAATATTCCTGTTGGTACCAGTGTAACAATCAGAGCCATATTGGATGGTTGTAAGGATTCGACAATTGTCATTTCACCCAGTTGTTCTGTACCAAAAGGTAGCCTCGGTGATTTCGTATGGAAAGATACCAACAACAACGGTATTCAAGATGAAACCACGCCCAACGGTGGTGGTGTCGCAGGAGTTCAGGTGGAATTGTATAAAGTAGGGACTACTGCAGCCATCGCCAAAGATACAACCGAAGCGACTGGTAAATATTTGTTCACTAACTTGGATGCAGGCCAGTATTACATCAAAATTGTAGCGGCATCTATTCCAGCAGGGTGTGCCATTTCGGCGATGAAAGACGTGAGCACTAGCGGTGGTACCGAAGCCAACGACTCGGATGTAGATCCAACGACAGGTCAATCAGGTAACTATGTGATTGACCCATTCGACCCAACGAAGAAAGATATTTTGACAGTGGATGCTGCCTTGTACTCACCTTGCATCAAGCCAAATGCAGGTCCAGATGCGGCGAATGTATGCCAACCGACGAGTACGGCGAAGTTGACAGCAGTAACGGCGGGTGGCACATGGGCACCAATTGTCAGCCCCGCTAACCCAAGCGCAGCAACGATAGACGCCAATGGCAATATCAGCGGTTTGAATGCGGCAGGCACGTATAAGTTTGTCTATTCGGTAACAAGTGGTGGTCAAACGTGTACGGACACGGCGCAAGTGATTGTACTTGCCAAGCCAGTAATTGCCGACGGTTCTGCGACGATTTGCGCAGGCGAGTCAGTGGATTTGACGTCTAAGATTACCAATTACAATACGTATTTGAGTCCAGTGTGGACAATAGGAACAGCAAATGGCACGGCCGTAGCAACGCCAAATTCAGTAAAACCAACTGGCACAACGACGTATGTATTGGTAGCACAAAATGCGGCTGGTTGTAAAGACACGGCGAACGTAGTAGTGACGGTGAATGCCAAACCAAGCGCAGGTAAAGACACGACCTTGGTTTGTTCAAACGGCAATGTGCCATCAAGCGTACAATTATCAGCGACGCCAACGGGAGGCACATGGTCAGCATTGACGGGCAATCCGACGGGCGCTACGGTAAGCAGTTCTGGTTTGGTAAGCATCACCAACGCCACCGCCCAAGGCAAGTCGTTTAATTTTGTTTATTCGGTAAATGGTTGTCAAGATACGGTGAAGGTAATTATTCCTACTTGCCCTGCTCCATGTGTAGAATCAACGATTAGTTCAGCGGCCCCTGTATGTTCAAATGATGCGCAAACCTACAGTTTTACCTTTACGGTCAACAATCAGTTAGGCATTGTAAAAGTGAATAAAGGCACGTTGAGCGGAAGTAATCCATACACAGTCTTGGGTATTCCATCGGGTCAGAATGTGATTATTACGGACAGTTTGAGCGCAATTTGTAAGACTGATACGACGATAGCGGGCGTTAATTGTAACTGTAATCCAGCCTTGCCCCAATTGCTGACGCCAAGTTTGACGGCTTGCATCGGGGATACTTTCCCGACCTTGAAAGCAACGGTGGTGGGACTAGCAACGGTAGAATGGTTTAGCCAGCAAACGGGCGGAACAGTGTTGTTCACAGGTTTAAATTACAAACCAAGTGGAACGGTAGCGGCAAATACAGTCTTTTACGCCCAAGCGCGGAGCACTGACCCGACCTGTCCAACGGCGGTAAGTACGAGCCGCGTCCCAGCGACGATTAATGCCCAAAGCTGTATCGATACGATTGACTTGGCGTTGAAGAAGTCAATTAATACGAAGATAGCACGGGTTGGTGATGTGCTGACTTACACCATCAAAGTATGGAACGAGTGGACTAAGAACGCGACGGGAGTAGAGGTTGTTGATAGTATTGCTACGACGGTGCAGTTTGTGAGCGGCAGCTTTGTCGCGAGTCGTGGTAGTGCGACCATCAGCGGCAACGTGATAAAGTGGAACATTGGCAATATCGCAGCGGCAGGCGATACAGTGACTTTGCGTTACCAAGTGAAGGCGACGCAGGCGGGAATTCATTTGAACACGGCGGAAATCAGTAAGACCAACGAGAAAGACAGAGACAGCACGCCAGGTAACGGCAAAGGTGGTGAAGATGACATTGACCAAGAATGTTTCACGGTACCGTTTGAGTTGTGCGCGGGTCAGAAGTTAGAAGTAGGAGTTCCTGCAAACTTGACGAATGTACAATGGTTTAAGAACGGCGGCACGACGTCGGTCGCGACGGGTAATGTGGTGTTGTTCTCGGAAGTGGGAGTCTATACTTTCACAGCGACGAACCAGACGTGCCCAGCCAACGGTTGTTGTCCAGTCATCATCGAAGCGGGGACAAACTGTTGCCCTGTTGACTTGTGTATTCCTTTTACGGTGAAGAAAGTGAAGAAGTAA
- a CDS encoding N-(5'-phosphoribosyl)anthranilate isomerase: MLKTIVKISDVTNLSDARYCAGMGVEMLGFSVDETSESFVDLKKFQEIRSWISGVQIVAETTSTDAEVILEKIMSYQPDAVQVSEASVLPWLKAETIKPIILRVEADQDVDTVVEIMENNLQYASYFLLESASESALDGDWPEFLGTIASRFPILIGFGITPENASSLSETTPITGVALRGSEEIRPGFKDFGELMDVLEALEDE; encoded by the coding sequence ATGCTAAAGACAATTGTTAAAATAAGTGATGTAACCAACCTCTCCGATGCCCGTTATTGTGCAGGAATGGGGGTGGAAATGTTGGGTTTTTCGGTGGATGAAACCTCGGAGAGTTTTGTTGACCTTAAAAAATTTCAAGAAATACGCTCTTGGATTTCGGGGGTGCAAATTGTGGCCGAAACCACTTCGACCGATGCCGAAGTGATTTTAGAAAAGATAATGAGCTATCAACCCGATGCCGTTCAGGTGAGTGAAGCAAGCGTGTTGCCGTGGCTTAAAGCCGAGACAATCAAACCCATTATTTTACGAGTAGAAGCCGATCAAGACGTGGACACGGTGGTTGAAATCATGGAAAACAACTTGCAGTATGCGTCTTACTTCTTGCTAGAATCTGCCTCTGAAAGTGCGCTGGACGGCGATTGGCCTGAGTTTTTGGGGACGATTGCGAGCCGTTTTCCCATTTTAATTGGGTTTGGAATTACGCCCGAAAATGCGTCTTCCTTGTCTGAAACGACGCCAATAACGGGCGTTGCTTTACGAGGAAGCGAAGAAATTCGTCCAGGATTTAAAGATTTTGGGGAGTTGATGGATGTACTGGAGGCATTGGAAGACGAATAG